Part of the Kangiella geojedonensis genome is shown below.
AAAGCTTGTCAGTGTTAAGTTAAATCTGTTGCCGTAACTCGTTCCATTCAGCATCATCGATATTGCCACGATCATCAAGCTTTGGATAGCGAATCTTGTGCTTATCACAATACTGCTTAATGGTCGGGTGGAGCGCGTTGAACAAAATATAGTCCACTTCCTCTTGTGGGACTTTTAACTCTCCATACATATTGGCTTCAGCGCGTTGGCGCTGTGCTTCATACAGTATAAGAGCTGTAGCAACGGAGACGTTTAATGACTGAACCATACCAACCATAGGGATAATCACGTGCTCATCAGCGAGATCGGCAGCTTCATCAGAAACGCCGACGAGTTCTGAGCCAACTAAAATACAGGTTGGCTTGGTGTAGTCAATGCTACGGAAATCAACGGCTTTGTCAGAAAAGTGAGCGGCTAATACTTGCATCCCTTGTTTCTTAACTTCCGTAATACCCGTTTTAAGATCGGGATGCTTATGTGTCGTTACCCAGCGTTTGCTACCGCTTGCAGTGTGATGGCCTGAAAATTTAACGTCTGGCGGAAACACTGCATG
Proteins encoded:
- the trmH gene encoding tRNA (guanosine(18)-2'-O)-methyltransferase TrmH, whose translation is MQHPSPTRYDKIIALLSNRQPDLTVFMDEVHKPHNLAAIVRTSDAIGIGHVHAVFPPDVKFSGHHTASGSKRWVTTHKHPDLKTGITEVKKQGMQVLAAHFSDKAVDFRSIDYTKPTCILVGSELVGVSDEAADLADEHVIIPMVGMVQSLNVSVATALILYEAQRQRAEANMYGELKVPQEEVDYILFNALHPTIKQYCDKHKIRYPKLDDRGNIDDAEWNELRQQI